The following coding sequences lie in one Pseudoxanthomonas sp. SE1 genomic window:
- a CDS encoding MFS transporter: MESKKTHAAASASLWSGRGLVLLGIVLSAFNLRTAVTSLTPLLDTLGDAFGFGATMTGVFGMLPTAAFAVFGVATPALAHRIGLERTALLAMLLAMLGLLLRSAAGDTTALMAASLTALAGMGIGNIVLPPLVKRYFADRVGTVSTLYITVLQAGTILPALVAVPVMEAAGWRISLGLWAVFAAASAGPWCLVLWQERGRNTPLARVHDAAVTVDDEAPELAAPRPTGRAWRSPVAWGMALMFGMTSLVTYSMFTWLPKLLVEAGGTPALGGTMVALFSTLGLVASLSMPLIAVRMRNPFIVVVVCAGFYAAAFAGLLLAPMAAPALWVALLGLGPSTFPLSLTMINLRTRTPEGSASLSGFMQGVGYTLSCAGPLTFGLLHEHTHGWALPMTFLSACIVVLVIGGYLACRPRYLEDTWHA, encoded by the coding sequence ATGGAATCCAAGAAGACGCACGCCGCAGCATCCGCATCGCTCTGGTCCGGCCGCGGGCTGGTGCTGCTCGGCATCGTGCTGTCCGCGTTCAACCTGCGCACGGCGGTGACCTCGCTGACGCCGCTGCTCGACACCTTGGGCGATGCGTTCGGCTTCGGTGCCACCATGACCGGGGTGTTCGGCATGCTGCCCACGGCGGCGTTCGCAGTGTTCGGCGTGGCGACGCCTGCGCTGGCGCATCGCATCGGCCTGGAGCGCACCGCATTGCTCGCCATGTTGCTGGCGATGCTGGGTCTGCTGTTGCGCAGCGCGGCCGGCGACACGACCGCGTTGATGGCCGCCTCGCTGACGGCGCTGGCCGGCATGGGCATCGGCAACATCGTGCTGCCGCCGCTGGTGAAGCGCTACTTCGCCGATCGCGTAGGCACGGTCAGCACGCTGTACATCACCGTGCTGCAGGCCGGCACCATTCTGCCCGCGCTGGTCGCCGTACCTGTGATGGAGGCTGCCGGCTGGCGCATCTCGCTGGGTTTGTGGGCGGTGTTCGCCGCCGCATCTGCGGGGCCCTGGTGTCTTGTTCTGTGGCAGGAGCGTGGGCGCAACACGCCGCTAGCGCGTGTGCACGACGCAGCGGTCACTGTCGACGACGAAGCGCCCGAACTGGCGGCGCCGCGTCCCACAGGTCGCGCGTGGCGCTCGCCGGTGGCCTGGGGCATGGCGCTGATGTTCGGCATGACATCGCTGGTGACGTATTCGATGTTCACCTGGCTGCCGAAGCTGCTGGTCGAAGCCGGTGGCACGCCGGCACTGGGCGGCACGATGGTGGCGCTGTTCTCCACGCTCGGCCTGGTGGCGTCGCTCAGCATGCCGCTGATCGCGGTGCGCATGCGCAACCCCTTCATCGTGGTGGTGGTCTGCGCGGGCTTCTACGCTGCAGCGTTCGCCGGCCTGCTGCTGGCGCCGATGGCCGCCCCGGCGCTGTGGGTCGCGCTGCTGGGGCTGGGGCCGAGCACGTTCCCGCTGTCGTTGACCATGATCAACCTGCGCACGCGCACGCCGGAAGGCTCGGCGTCGCTGTCCGGCTTCATGCAGGGCGTGGGCTATACGCTGTCCTGTGCTGGCCCGCTCACGTTCGGCCTGCTGCACGAACACACGCACGGCTGGGCGTTGCCGATGACGTTCCTGTCCGCATGCATCGTGGTACTGGTGATCGGTGGCTACCTGGCCTGCCGGCCGAGGTATCTGGAAGACACCTGGCACGCGTGA
- the pnp gene encoding polyribonucleotide nucleotidyltransferase — MAKITKTFQYGKHQVTLETGEIARQAGGAVVVKFDDTVLLVTAVAAKSAREGQDFFPLTVDYQEKFYAGGRIPGGFFKREGRATEKETLISRLIDRPLRPLFPEEFRNEVQVIATVMSLNPEIDGDIPALIGASAAVALTGAPFNGPIGAAKVGYINGEYVLNPTVSELKDSKLELVVAGTSNAVLMVESEAAELSEDVMLGAVMFGHREMQKVINIINELVTEAGTKNWEWSAPAKNEAMISALKEAVGTQLESAFQVRDKLQRRDAIAAIKKDVMQQLAGRAEADGWSAGALSKEFGELEYQTMRGSVLATKVRIDGRALDTVRPISSKVSVLPRVHGSSLFTRGETQAIVAVTLGTARDGQVIDAVGGEWKDHFLFHYNFPPFSVGEAGRMMGPKRREIGHGRLAKRGVLAVMPTMEAFPYTIRVVSEITESNGSSSMASVCGSSLALMDAGVPIKAPVAGIAMGLVKEGNDFVVLSDILGDEDHLGDMDFKVAGTANGVSALQMDIKIEGITEEIMKQALTQAKAGRLHILGEMAHAMTSPRQELSEFAPRLITIKIHPDKIREVIGKGGSVIQAITKETGTQIDIQDDGTITIASVNGAAGQAAKARIEQITSDVEPGRIYEGKVAKIMDFGAFVTILPGKDGLVHVSQISNDRVEKVSDALKEGDVVKVKVLEVDKQGRIRLSIKAVEEGEGVSAE; from the coding sequence GTGGCAAAAATCACCAAAACCTTCCAGTACGGCAAGCACCAGGTCACCCTGGAAACCGGCGAAATCGCCCGCCAGGCCGGCGGCGCCGTCGTCGTCAAGTTCGATGACACCGTGCTGCTGGTTACCGCCGTGGCGGCGAAGTCGGCCCGCGAAGGCCAGGACTTCTTCCCCCTGACGGTCGACTACCAGGAGAAGTTCTACGCCGGCGGCCGCATCCCCGGTGGCTTCTTCAAGCGCGAAGGTCGCGCGACCGAGAAGGAGACGCTGATCTCCCGCCTGATCGATCGCCCGCTGCGCCCGCTGTTCCCGGAAGAATTCCGCAATGAAGTGCAGGTCATCGCCACGGTGATGTCGCTGAACCCGGAAATCGACGGCGACATCCCGGCGCTGATCGGCGCCTCCGCGGCCGTCGCCCTGACCGGCGCGCCGTTCAACGGCCCGATCGGTGCCGCCAAGGTCGGCTACATCAACGGCGAATACGTGTTGAACCCGACCGTCAGCGAACTGAAGGACTCCAAGCTGGAGCTCGTCGTCGCCGGTACGTCCAACGCCGTGCTGATGGTCGAATCCGAAGCCGCCGAGCTGTCCGAAGACGTGATGCTGGGCGCGGTGATGTTCGGCCACCGCGAAATGCAGAAGGTCATCAACATCATCAACGAGCTGGTCACCGAAGCCGGTACCAAGAACTGGGAGTGGTCTGCGCCGGCCAAGAACGAGGCGATGATCTCCGCGCTGAAGGAAGCCGTGGGCACCCAGCTCGAGTCCGCCTTCCAGGTGCGCGACAAGCTGCAGCGCCGCGACGCCATCGCCGCCATCAAGAAGGACGTGATGCAGCAGCTGGCTGGCCGTGCCGAAGCCGATGGCTGGAGCGCCGGCGCGCTGTCGAAGGAATTCGGCGAGCTGGAATACCAGACCATGCGCGGTTCCGTGCTGGCCACCAAGGTCCGCATCGACGGTCGTGCGCTGGACACCGTCCGCCCGATCTCCTCCAAGGTCAGCGTGCTGCCGCGCGTGCACGGCTCCTCGCTGTTCACCCGTGGTGAGACGCAGGCGATCGTCGCCGTCACCCTCGGCACCGCGCGCGATGGCCAGGTGATCGACGCCGTCGGCGGCGAGTGGAAGGACCACTTCCTGTTCCACTACAACTTCCCCCCGTTCTCGGTGGGCGAAGCCGGCCGCATGATGGGCCCGAAGCGTCGCGAAATCGGCCACGGCCGCCTTGCCAAGCGCGGCGTGCTCGCCGTGATGCCGACGATGGAAGCCTTCCCGTACACGATCCGCGTGGTCTCGGAAATCACCGAGTCGAACGGCTCCTCCTCGATGGCCTCGGTCTGCGGCAGCTCGCTGGCGCTGATGGATGCCGGCGTGCCGATCAAGGCGCCGGTGGCCGGCATCGCGATGGGCCTGGTGAAGGAAGGCAACGACTTCGTCGTGCTGAGCGACATCCTGGGTGACGAAGACCACCTGGGCGACATGGACTTCAAGGTCGCCGGTACCGCCAACGGCGTGTCCGCGCTGCAGATGGACATCAAGATCGAAGGCATCACCGAAGAGATCATGAAGCAGGCGCTGACGCAGGCGAAGGCCGGCCGGTTGCACATCCTGGGCGAAATGGCCCATGCGATGACCTCGCCGCGCCAGGAGCTGAGCGAGTTCGCGCCGCGCCTGATCACCATCAAGATCCACCCCGACAAGATCCGCGAAGTGATCGGCAAGGGCGGTTCGGTGATCCAGGCCATCACCAAGGAAACCGGCACGCAGATCGACATCCAGGACGACGGCACCATCACCATCGCCTCGGTCAACGGCGCCGCCGGCCAGGCCGCCAAGGCCCGCATCGAGCAGATCACCTCCGACGTCGAGCCGGGCCGCATCTACGAAGGCAAGGTCGCCAAGATCATGGACTTCGGTGCGTTCGTCACCATCCTGCCGGGCAAGGACGGCCTGGTGCACGTGTCGCAGATCTCCAACGACCGCGTCGAGAAGGTCAGCGACGCGCTGAAGGAAGGCGACGTGGTCAAGGTCAAGGTGCTGGAAGTCGACAAGCAGGGCCGCATCCGCCTGTCGATCAAGGCCGTGGAAGAAGGCGAGGGCGTGTCGGCCGAGTAA
- a CDS encoding DUF1501 domain-containing protein, whose protein sequence is MTDFRLTRRDFVKGCGAAAIVGTAGGSLMFADPADAAVNSYDTVVHLFLRGGIDGLNLVVPVDGVDRGFYEEARPSLKIETSGAYGALPLTLSGGAGTGFGLHPSASGLRDLWNDGRMAIVHACGMATTVTRSHFDAQLYIDLGTPGKYGSPTGWMTRAWETRPNGTGTLPALGVSGTQPAGLMGAIDALTMSSPSDFSLNTTAWSWQRTRSDSPSGLRGVSETVASLWNGQTGMETSGRRADGALRLIGQQGYASLPASWPTGNFAQQLWTIAQTIRFNLGLRYATLDLGGWDTHEGQGTAGSGYHYYQNKIAELSQALAAFYAELNGTGEMARVTVVVQSEFGRRVRANANGGTDHGYGNPMLVLGGPVNGRRFYGSWPGLNPETLSPTFGDVPVTTDYRRVMSEILIRRMGNANLSQVFPGYTGYAPLGLMQGTDIAPKVDAAATTATSIPSLVVPDAPTPMPVTSAPAERVVPDWQRRGPVNRMLVRRER, encoded by the coding sequence ATGACCGACTTCCGACTGACCCGACGCGACTTCGTCAAAGGCTGCGGCGCGGCCGCCATCGTCGGCACTGCAGGCGGCAGCCTGATGTTTGCCGACCCCGCCGATGCCGCCGTCAACAGCTACGACACGGTCGTGCATCTGTTCCTGCGCGGCGGCATCGATGGCCTCAACCTGGTGGTGCCGGTCGACGGCGTGGACCGCGGCTTCTATGAGGAAGCGCGCCCCAGCCTGAAGATCGAGACCAGCGGTGCCTACGGCGCGTTGCCGCTGACCCTGTCGGGCGGCGCCGGCACCGGCTTCGGCCTGCATCCCTCGGCCAGCGGCCTGCGCGACCTGTGGAACGACGGCAGAATGGCCATCGTCCACGCCTGCGGCATGGCGACCACGGTGACGCGCAGCCACTTCGATGCGCAGCTGTACATCGACCTGGGTACACCCGGGAAGTACGGCTCACCGACGGGATGGATGACGCGCGCGTGGGAGACGCGGCCCAACGGCACCGGCACCCTGCCTGCGCTCGGCGTGAGCGGCACGCAGCCCGCCGGCCTGATGGGCGCGATCGACGCGCTGACGATGAGCAGCCCGTCCGACTTCTCGCTCAACACCACGGCGTGGAGCTGGCAGCGCACGCGCAGCGACTCGCCCAGCGGCCTGCGTGGCGTCAGCGAAACCGTGGCCTCGCTGTGGAACGGCCAGACCGGCATGGAGACCAGTGGTCGCCGCGCGGACGGCGCGCTGCGCCTGATCGGGCAGCAGGGCTACGCCAGCCTGCCGGCCAGCTGGCCGACGGGCAATTTCGCGCAGCAGCTGTGGACCATCGCGCAGACCATCCGCTTCAACCTCGGCCTGCGCTACGCCACGCTGGATCTCGGCGGTTGGGACACGCACGAGGGCCAGGGCACGGCAGGCAGCGGCTACCACTACTACCAGAACAAGATCGCGGAGCTCTCGCAGGCGCTGGCCGCGTTCTACGCCGAACTCAACGGTACCGGCGAGATGGCGCGGGTGACGGTGGTGGTGCAGTCGGAATTCGGGCGCCGCGTGCGCGCCAACGCCAACGGCGGCACCGACCATGGCTACGGCAATCCGATGCTGGTGCTGGGTGGTCCGGTCAACGGACGCCGCTTCTACGGCAGCTGGCCCGGCCTGAATCCGGAAACCCTCTCGCCCACCTTCGGCGACGTGCCTGTGACCACCGACTACCGCCGCGTGATGTCGGAAATCCTGATCCGCCGCATGGGCAACGCCAACCTCAGCCAGGTGTTCCCCGGCTACACGGGCTATGCGCCGCTGGGCCTCATGCAGGGCACCGACATCGCGCCGAAGGTGGACGCTGCGGCAACCACCGCCACATCGATTCCATCATTGGTGGTGCCGGATGCCCCCACCCCGATGCCGGTGACCAGCGCACCCGCCGAGCGCGTGGTCCCCGACTGGCAACGCCGCGGCCCGGTGAACCGCATGCTGGTACGACGGGAGCGATAA
- a CDS encoding DUF1800 domain-containing protein → MAYYTVPWRRLFARGQWRRRIAGTRARLDARVQAKPRVATPDLGVQVRERLNRLYGWKGGERASPKDTTPAAEAVAVAAPSGGRVMMGQSNPSLLTMARPPFAVQALNNLSYGATATTIAEFSALGSTDRQRLANYVDWQLNWDAIDDSAVTNRLTAAGYTTLNKSLAQLWADHVVTDPEYSIRIRPANEVQRAAFVRAVYSRRQLREVLVNFWHDHFNVLGNDFSTGPVFVHYDRDVIRANAKGNFRTMLEAVAQSTAMLYYLDNISNSRSGPNENFARELLELHTFGAENYLGFMDPFQVPPCPEDPAYPIGYTDIDVYETSAAFTGWSAKNGHWQFPTENDGTFVYRQSWHDAGPKFLLGMLIYPEQPALKDGRDVLDRLASHPRVAKFICKKLIRRFISDTPKQALIDSAAAIFRANWRAPNQIELVLRHILNSDDFINSFGQKNRRPFDASVAAMRTLGGDWTIRLDHGRSGDFMWMYGFTGHTPYNWPAPNGYPDSGLAWSGSNSYAMTWRLLGWLTESRDGDVPLHPIVDTTRANVPVANWTANTLVTWWCTRLLGYQPEAARKQALVAFMAQNGDPNTYVITDTNTWQGSDLKRHYNHERLRSLVALILMTPEFMSR, encoded by the coding sequence ATGGCGTACTACACCGTCCCGTGGCGTCGGCTGTTCGCGCGTGGCCAGTGGCGACGCAGGATCGCGGGCACGCGTGCGCGCCTCGACGCCCGCGTGCAGGCAAAACCGCGCGTTGCCACGCCCGATCTCGGCGTGCAGGTCCGTGAACGCCTGAACCGCCTGTACGGCTGGAAGGGCGGCGAACGCGCCAGTCCGAAGGACACCACGCCCGCAGCGGAGGCGGTAGCCGTGGCCGCACCCAGCGGTGGCCGCGTGATGATGGGGCAGTCGAACCCCAGCCTGCTGACGATGGCGCGCCCGCCGTTCGCCGTGCAGGCGCTCAACAACCTCAGCTACGGCGCCACCGCCACCACCATTGCCGAGTTCAGCGCGCTGGGCAGCACCGACCGCCAGCGGCTGGCGAACTACGTGGACTGGCAGCTCAACTGGGACGCCATCGACGACAGCGCCGTCACCAACCGCCTTACCGCCGCCGGCTACACCACGTTGAACAAGTCGCTGGCCCAGCTGTGGGCCGACCACGTGGTGACGGACCCGGAGTACAGCATCCGCATCCGCCCGGCCAACGAAGTGCAGCGCGCCGCCTTCGTGCGCGCGGTGTATTCGCGCCGGCAGCTGCGCGAGGTGCTGGTCAACTTCTGGCACGACCACTTCAACGTGCTGGGCAACGACTTCAGCACCGGTCCGGTGTTCGTGCACTACGACCGCGACGTGATCCGCGCCAACGCCAAGGGCAACTTCCGCACGATGCTGGAAGCCGTCGCCCAGAGCACGGCGATGCTCTACTACCTGGACAACATCAGCAATTCCCGTTCGGGCCCGAACGAGAACTTCGCCCGCGAACTGCTGGAACTGCACACCTTCGGCGCGGAGAACTACCTGGGCTTCATGGATCCCTTCCAGGTGCCGCCCTGCCCCGAAGACCCGGCCTACCCGATCGGCTACACCGACATCGACGTGTACGAAACCTCGGCCGCGTTCACCGGCTGGTCGGCGAAGAACGGGCACTGGCAGTTCCCCACCGAGAACGACGGCACCTTCGTCTACCGGCAGTCGTGGCACGACGCCGGCCCGAAATTCCTGCTGGGCATGCTGATCTATCCCGAGCAGCCCGCGCTGAAGGACGGCCGCGACGTGCTGGACCGGCTGGCCAGCCACCCGCGCGTGGCCAAGTTCATCTGCAAGAAGCTGATCCGCCGCTTCATCAGCGACACACCGAAGCAGGCGTTGATCGACAGCGCAGCGGCGATCTTCCGCGCCAACTGGCGCGCGCCGAACCAGATCGAACTCGTGCTGCGGCACATCCTGAATTCCGACGACTTCATCAACAGCTTCGGCCAGAAGAACCGTCGCCCGTTCGATGCTTCCGTCGCGGCGATGCGCACTTTGGGCGGCGACTGGACGATCCGGCTGGACCACGGCCGCAGCGGCGATTTCATGTGGATGTATGGCTTCACCGGCCACACGCCGTACAACTGGCCTGCGCCGAACGGCTATCCCGACAGCGGACTGGCGTGGTCGGGTTCCAATTCCTACGCAATGACATGGCGCCTGCTGGGCTGGCTGACCGAAAGCAGGGATGGCGACGTGCCGCTGCACCCCATCGTGGACACCACGCGCGCCAACGTGCCGGTGGCCAACTGGACGGCGAACACGCTGGTGACGTGGTGGTGCACCCGCCTGCTCGGCTATCAGCCCGAAGCGGCGCGCAAGCAGGCGCTGGTGGCGTTCATGGCGCAGAACGGCGACCCGAACACCTACGTCATCACCGACACCAACACGTGGCAGGGCAGCGACCTGAAGCGGCACTACAACCACGAGCGCCTGCGCAGCCTGGTGGCGCTGATCCTGATGACTCCCGAATTCATGAGCCGCTGA
- the rpsO gene encoding 30S ribosomal protein S15 yields the protein MSVDTQKVIADNARGANDTGSPEVQVALLTARIEHLSGHFKTHKKDHHSRRGLLQLVNRRRSLLDYLKKKDNERYKTLIEKLGLRR from the coding sequence ATGTCCGTCGATACCCAGAAAGTGATTGCCGACAACGCCCGTGGCGCCAACGATACCGGCTCCCCGGAAGTGCAGGTCGCCCTGCTGACCGCGCGCATCGAGCACCTGAGCGGCCACTTCAAGACCCACAAGAAGGACCACCACAGCCGTCGTGGTCTGCTGCAGCTGGTCAACCGCCGCCGCAGCCTGCTTGATTACCTCAAGAAGAAAGACAACGAGCGCTACAAGACCCTGATCGAAAAACTCGGTCTGCGTCGCTGA
- a CDS encoding GntP family permease yields MSFLIVLAALCFLMFVAYRGYSVILFAPIAALGAVLLTDPSLVAPMFTGLFMDKMVGFLKLYFPVFLLGAVFGKLIEISGFSKAIVAATIKVVGAQRAMLSIVLVCALLTYGGVSLFVVVFAVYPFAAELFRQSNIPKRLVPGTIALGAFTFTMDALPGTPQIQNIIPSSFFGTTGWAAPVLGTIGGIFILIVGMTYLEWRRRVAARNGEGYAGSDELRNEPEPFKGDRLAHPLIAILPLLLVGVANFLFTRWIPGFYGESQSFVPAVIGNPAPVVQEVSKVAAIWAVQGALLVGIVAVIVFAWKPVLASFAEGTKSAIGGALLASMNTASEYGFGAVIAALPGFLVVANALQAIPNPLVNEAISVTALAGITGSASGGMSIALAAMADSFIANANAAGIPMDVLHRVASMASGGMDTLPHNGAVITLLAVTGLSHRQSYKDIFAITLIKTTAVFVIIGVFYATGWV; encoded by the coding sequence ATGTCGTTCCTGATCGTGCTGGCCGCGCTGTGCTTCCTGATGTTCGTGGCCTACCGCGGCTACAGCGTCATCCTGTTCGCGCCCATCGCGGCGCTGGGCGCGGTGCTGCTGACCGATCCCTCGCTGGTCGCGCCGATGTTCACCGGCCTGTTCATGGACAAGATGGTCGGCTTCCTGAAGCTGTACTTCCCGGTGTTCCTGCTCGGCGCGGTGTTCGGCAAGCTGATCGAGATCTCCGGTTTCTCCAAGGCGATCGTAGCCGCCACGATCAAGGTGGTCGGCGCACAGCGCGCGATGCTGTCCATCGTGCTGGTGTGCGCGCTGCTGACCTACGGCGGGGTGTCGCTGTTCGTGGTGGTGTTCGCCGTGTATCCGTTCGCGGCGGAACTGTTCCGCCAGAGCAACATCCCCAAGCGGCTGGTGCCGGGCACCATCGCGCTGGGAGCCTTCACCTTCACCATGGATGCGCTCCCGGGCACGCCGCAGATCCAGAACATCATTCCCAGCTCGTTCTTCGGCACCACCGGCTGGGCGGCTCCGGTGCTGGGCACGATCGGAGGCATCTTCATCCTGATCGTCGGGATGACCTATCTGGAGTGGCGCCGTCGCGTCGCCGCGCGCAACGGCGAGGGCTATGCGGGCAGCGACGAACTGCGCAACGAGCCCGAACCGTTCAAGGGCGACAGGCTGGCGCATCCGCTCATCGCCATCCTGCCGCTGCTGCTGGTCGGGGTGGCGAACTTCCTGTTCACCCGCTGGATTCCCGGCTTCTACGGCGAAAGCCAATCCTTCGTGCCCGCCGTGATCGGCAACCCGGCGCCTGTGGTGCAGGAGGTGTCGAAGGTCGCCGCCATCTGGGCCGTGCAGGGCGCGCTGCTGGTGGGCATCGTCGCGGTGATCGTGTTCGCGTGGAAGCCGGTGCTCGCCAGCTTCGCCGAGGGAACGAAGAGCGCCATCGGCGGTGCGTTGCTGGCCTCGATGAACACCGCATCGGAATACGGTTTCGGCGCCGTCATCGCCGCCCTGCCCGGCTTCCTGGTGGTCGCCAACGCGCTGCAGGCCATTCCGAATCCGCTGGTCAACGAGGCGATTTCCGTCACCGCCCTGGCCGGCATCACCGGCTCCGCGTCCGGCGGCATGAGCATCGCACTGGCAGCGATGGCCGACAGCTTCATCGCCAATGCGAACGCGGCGGGCATCCCGATGGACGTGCTGCACCGCGTGGCCTCGATGGCCTCGGGTGGCATGGACACCCTTCCCCACAATGGTGCGGTGATCACCCTGCTGGCCGTCACCGGCCTCAGCCATCGGCAGTCCTACAAGGACATCTTCGCCATCACCCTGATCAAGACCACGGCGGTGTTCGTGATCATCGGCGTGTTCTACGCCACCGGCTGGGTCTGA
- a CDS encoding NAD-dependent epimerase/dehydratase family protein produces the protein MTTRRDLFKLGALAAAAAALPSFASAASEGKPVGKASKPLNILILGGTGFTGPFQVDYALKRGHKVTLFNRGKRPSPEWPGEVEQLHGDRNTGDLASLKGRKWDVCIDNPTSLPFWVRDAGQVLKGNVGHYLFISTISVYAEGGKPGINEDSPLAVYKGKDAMAETQQTLRADIENLYGSLKALSEAEAHKQFGRNVTIVRPGYIVGPRDETDRFTYWPHRVVQGGEILVPGEGNDPIQIIDGRDLGEWMIRLAEAKTYGTFNACGPDYTLGMDAMLHGCQAVTGGGMTLTHVSPGFLEQQQVGLPIWVSPTHPQYGGYGAVSNARAIAAGLTFRPLATTVTDLLAWFRSLPAERQAKLNAGITREKEAELLKAWHARSG, from the coding sequence ATGACCACCCGTCGTGACCTGTTCAAGCTGGGCGCGCTGGCCGCCGCCGCGGCCGCGCTGCCGTCCTTCGCCTCCGCTGCCAGCGAGGGCAAGCCGGTGGGGAAGGCGTCCAAGCCGCTGAACATCCTGATCCTCGGCGGCACCGGCTTCACCGGGCCGTTCCAGGTCGACTACGCGCTCAAGCGCGGCCACAAGGTCACCCTGTTCAACCGCGGCAAGCGGCCCTCGCCGGAATGGCCGGGTGAAGTGGAACAACTGCACGGCGACCGCAACACCGGCGACCTCGCCTCATTGAAGGGCCGCAAGTGGGACGTCTGCATCGACAACCCCACCAGCCTGCCGTTCTGGGTGCGCGATGCCGGCCAGGTGCTGAAGGGCAACGTGGGCCACTACCTCTTCATCTCCACCATCTCGGTGTATGCCGAAGGTGGCAAGCCCGGCATCAACGAGGATTCTCCGCTCGCCGTATACAAAGGCAAGGACGCGATGGCCGAAACGCAGCAGACGCTGCGTGCCGACATCGAGAACCTGTATGGCTCGCTGAAAGCACTGAGCGAAGCCGAAGCGCACAAGCAGTTCGGCAGGAACGTCACCATCGTGCGTCCCGGCTACATCGTCGGCCCGCGCGACGAGACCGACCGCTTCACCTACTGGCCGCACCGCGTGGTGCAGGGCGGCGAGATCCTGGTGCCCGGCGAGGGCAACGACCCCATCCAGATCATCGACGGCCGCGACCTGGGCGAATGGATGATCCGTCTGGCTGAAGCGAAGACCTACGGCACCTTCAACGCCTGCGGCCCGGACTACACACTGGGCATGGACGCCATGCTGCATGGCTGCCAGGCCGTCACCGGTGGCGGCATGACGCTGACCCACGTGTCCCCCGGGTTCCTCGAACAACAGCAGGTCGGCCTGCCGATCTGGGTGTCGCCGACGCACCCGCAGTACGGCGGCTACGGCGCGGTCAGCAATGCGCGCGCCATCGCGGCAGGCCTGACCTTCCGTCCACTCGCGACCACCGTCACCGACCTGCTGGCGTGGTTCCGCAGTCTGCCGGCCGAGCGCCAGGCCAAGCTCAATGCCGGCATCACCCGCGAGAAGGAAGCCGAGCTGCTGAAGGCGTGGCACGCGCGCAGCGGCTGA